The following nucleotide sequence is from Calditrichota bacterium.
AATTGCAGAAAAAGACCGAGTTTTTGATTGAAAAATCTACCCTCGATGCTGGGCACTATTTTGTAATTGTCATATTTATTGTACGCATTGGATAAGCCGGTATAACCGCCCTGGGCGAGAAGCCTGAAGCCCAATCCTTTTCGTTCGCCGCGCGCCTCTCTCATCTTGAAATTTACCGTACCGCCGATAACATCCGCGTCCTGGTCAGCAGTGACAGTTTTGTACACCTCTATCCCTTCGAGCATATTGGAAGAAATCATGCTCAGATCAGCGCTTCGATCGTTTGGATTTGATGAAGCGATACGGACGCCGTCGATGGTCACGGCATTGTATTTCGGCGCCAGTCCGCGAATGACGACCTGGTTGCCTTCTCCGCCGGTTCGCTTGATGGAAACTCCGGGAAGCCTGGCAATAGATTCGGCGGCATTGGCATCGGGCAATTCCTGAATTCTCGCGGAAGAAACGACATTCACAATTTGTTTGGAAGCCAACTGCTGACTGATGGCTTTGACCTGTCCTTCTGCCTGAGCAGTGACTACAATCGCTTTGCCTTTGATTACCTCGCCATATTTTAGCTTAAAATTCTTTTTAATCCTTTCCTCGTTTCCCACGGTGATCGTGGCTTCTTCCGTTTTATAGCCAATAAACCGGCAACGAATCGTATATGTGCCCGGCGGCAATTTTAATACATACTTTCCATTTAAATCCGTTGTTGTGCCCCAACTGGTGCCAACGACCACAATATTTGCGTACGGCAACGGGTCATTCGTCTGAATATCTTTCACATAGCCTTCAATATGACCGAAATTTTTTGCCGAGACAGAGGTAGTTGCAATAACTAAAATGAAGAAAAGTAATGAAAGCAAAATACTTTTTTCCCTGACCATTTTTTTAGTCCTCCCATAATATATTGATTTTTGCAAGTAGGATAATTTCTAAACAGAAAGGAACTAACCGACAGAAATCTTTTTGTCGATAAAAATTTATTTCAGAAAATTACAACGACTCTTATTCGCTGATTCGCCTTCATGTCGAGATTTGCTTATGAATTTTTAAAATATCAGGGGACATTTTTTCAGAAAAAATTGAATCACGGCCCCCAGTGAAATTCCATCGTCACTATGAGTACTCAGCGTTTGCACGTCAAGGAAAGTTGAAAGCTTTGGTAATTTCGGAATGTTGGTTCCTGCGAAAAATTTTGATTCTTTTGCTGTCATGAGATCGCATTACTCCGTAGGAAAGAGGGTCAGATTTCAG
It contains:
- a CDS encoding TonB-dependent receptor plug domain-containing protein → MVREKSILLSLLFFILVIATTSVSAKNFGHIEGYVKDIQTNDPLPYANIVVVGTSWGTTTDLNGKYVLKLPPGTYTIRCRFIGYKTEEATITVGNEERIKKNFKLKYGEVIKGKAIVVTAQAEGQVKAISQQLASKQIVNVVSSARIQELPDANAAESIARLPGVSIKRTGGEGNQVVIRGLAPKYNAVTIDGVRIASSNPNDRSADLSMISSNMLEGIEVYKTVTADQDADVIGGTVNFKMREARGERKGLGFRLLAQGGYTGLSNAYNKYDNYKIVPSIEGRFFNQKLGLFLQLNLEKRNLTSNEFGASYNHKSADHIYYVTNSIDLHFIPRFRKRTNAALMLDY